TGATTATGTTTGTTTGTTCTCTTGTTTAACGTGCTATTCTTAACGTATTTCTGAACGAAGAGTTGctttctctttttaatttttcagaTACTCACTGCAAAGGACTATGCGTTGATCTTAGGAATGCCTGGAACAGGAAAAACCTCCACAATGGTTCATGCTGTGAAAGCTTTGTTGATCAGAGGCTCATCTATTCTGCTGGCATCGTACACAAACTCTGCAGTTGATAATCTACTTATCAAATTGAAAGCACAGGTCCTTTATCCTCTagccaactttttttttctttctggatTATGACTCTTTCATCCATCTCTAAAGTATTTATAATTATGTTTCACTCTGTATCTTGTCGTTGAATAAACTGCATGAGCTTTTGTTCTTAAGAAAGagtaaaaaacatttttcttcttcaaatgtTTACTTCGAGACATATAGGAATAGTTTAGTTATGACATACTATTTTGAATGCATTTGCAGGGAATTGAGTTTTTACGTATTGGAAGAGACGAGGCTGTACACGAAGAAGTTCGAGAAAGTTGCTTTTCGGGTATGAAAATAATCTTCGAACTATTATAGCTTCGGGGTCTTATAGATATAGTCTGGACTTATCTTTGTGGCAGCTATGGATATGTGCAGTGTCGACGAGATCAAAACAAAGTTGGACCAGGTCAAAGTTGTGGCCTCTGCATGTCTGGGAATCAATAGTCCCTACCTTGTGAATAGGCGTTTTGACGTTTGCATTATTGATGAAGCCGGCCAAATTGCCCTCCCTGTATGATATCTCATCTCACTTATGTGTAAGAATTGAAAGAAAGAGTGGACACAATTGAGTTAACTGTTATTGTTTCTTGTACTGATCAGGTATCAATAGGACCTTTGCTGTTTGCCTCTACATTTGTACTTGTTGGTGACCACTATCAACTACCGCCACTAGTGCAGGTAAGCAAGCATTTACCACCTCTTTTGAAATATCTCCCCCTTTTTCCAGTAACTTCAGCATCCGTGTTGTGTTTTATGAAATCAGAGTACAGAGGCTAGAGAGAATGGGATGGGGATAAGCTTGTTTCGTAGGTTATCAGAAGCTCATCCCCAGGCAATTTCAATGTTACAGAACCAGGTTAGCCTTGGGATGGGCGTTGTTATTGGGTATATACCATTTTTGCTTTACCAAGACAATTTTTGATGTGCAGTACCGAATGTGTCGAGGTATTATGGAACTATCAAATGCCTTGATATATGGAGATAGATTGTGCTGTGGTTCCGCTGAAGTAGCTAACGCCACACTTGTTCTTTCTACTTCCACTTCTAATTCGCCATGGCTTAGAAAGGTCAGTGTGTTGTTCTTAATTCTTATACGTTTACAATACTTGTATTGTGCTTTCACTCTGCGTAGGCTTTGTCAGCTAATAATCTAATTGCATCTTAATTGCTTTTGTCATTAGGTTCTGGAGCCGACCAGAACAGTTGTATTTATTAATACAGGTTTGTGGCTGCTTACTAGTTACTTTTTCTTCTCATGAGCTCTTTTGCCATATGGATTTGGATTTTTTCACGAGACAATATGATATGGTTTTCCAGATATGCTGCGTGCTTTTGAAGCGAGGGATCAGAATGCGATCAACAATCCAGTTGAAGCTTCCATAATAGCTGAGGTACTGATAAATATGAAGAAGATGCATtgaaagtaaaagaaaacatgAGCCAACTTTGGTAATGCTTTAACTTAGATTGTGGAGGAGCTAGTTAACAATGGAGTGGATAGTAAAGATATTGGAATCATTACTCCTTATAACTCACAAGCGAGCCTCATTCAACACGCCATTCCAACGACGTCTGTGGAGATACATACTATTGACAAGTATCAGGTTTGGCTCTAAGACTCTTACCGTTCTTTTCTCGAGCATTTTGATTTTGGTAAGCCATCCTTTTGATGAGATCACATGGTTTTTAGGGAAGAGATAAAGACTGCATAATAGTATCCTTTGTGAGATCGCGAGAGAAACCAAGGAGTTCTGGCTCTTCACTGCTCGGAGATTGGCATAGGATCAACGTTGCTTTGACACGAGCCAAggtgagagagaaggagagcaTATGGTGGTGTtgagtaatgtttttttttcaattattgacacaatgttttgtttggtttggtttggtttgcaCAGAAAAAGTTGATAATGGTGGGATCACAAAGAACACTATCAAAAGTTCCACTCCTGATGCTTCTACTGAAGAAGGTTAAGGAGCAGTCAGGTATCTTGACTCTTTCTCCGGGGGACCTAAAACCATAACAAGTCATCAAGAATCGCTTCTagtatatcttttttttggttttttgccCAAAAGGACTGAGAATGTATATGATCAATTGATGTACTTTCCGAGTCTAGTTTTGTTGACAAGAGTGCATCTAACAGTTGCATGGTTCCATTATCAACGTAAATACAGAGACTATTCTTCAAACTGTCTACTTAGGCAGAGTGTATAACACAAGCTAGTGTTAAGCAATATATAAGAAGCAAAATCATTAAAAGTTTGGACCTAAGAAGACTAAACCACTGAACTATCCATTCTCTATCGATCAATCAAGTTTAGCAATAGATGTAATTCACAGATTTGCATATAATCCACATACTGTCATAttcaatatttattgttttcgaCCATCTCTGTTATTCATGAAATAGAAAAaggttttctctgttttttttttgtcttaaacCAAATGCGTTGAGCCACTAAGCTCGATGAATATAGCCACACAACAACAAACACAAAGTAGCCAGGTCATGTACGACCTCCTtattccatctctctctctctcttcctcgaAAAGTAACAGCTTCAGCTTAGCCCTGAAGACCAATAATACCTGCAAAATAGCAGAGACCAAACGTCAGTCGGTTGATCCTTTCCGAGTCTAATAGTACACTGAGACTGAATTCCAACAAGCCTATAGTTTTATAGTCAGAGAATCAAGGAGTTCAACTTGTGATTGATTTTATACTGACGAGTTTCCACAGAAAGAAAACTGAGAAAAATTGTGGTCTTTCTACTTACCACAAGCAACACGGCCTCCTGCATTTCCAGTAGACAAGCTGAGTTCATGGCCTCCTGAAAATTTAACACACCAATGAGAGTTTAGAGAGAGTGTTCTTAGGACTGATGTTGAAGATGTCCTCATATGGACAATGTAACTTAGGGAAATAAAATAGCCAAAGGTCATCACCCTTTCCAAGGTCATCACGTTCTGCATGGACAACAACAGCCCTTCCTACAATAGAGTTTGGTCCAGTAAGAGGAATCTGCAGACGGAACAACAATGCATTGGTTCACTAAAGCAGTTTTGTAAAAGGAAGAACAAAAAGAGAGCAGTAAAATAGGTACCTGGCTGTCAGTGATTGTGAAGGTGGCAGTTCCTGAGACagcaaaaagaaagaagaagtgtGTAAACCCGTGAACACTAAAGATGGTCTAAAGATGAGAAACGTTCTACAAAACAGCTCTAAAGAAGATTGAGatcagaggagaagaagaagaaaaataccaTCATCACCAACAATGATGTTTCCTAGATCTCCAGCATGACGATTAGCATCCTCAGGTGCACCGTGGGTTTTACCATCAGGGTTGAAATGTGGACCTAGAATAGAAGTTCacttaaattattaaaaaccaTGTAGACAAACACCAAGTTTCTCGGCCATCCTTTCAAAGAGGTAGAAGAGTCGTACCGGTAGACATGCAACCGTTGGTGGTGTCACCAAGAGCATGGACATGGAAACCATGGGGACCAGGTTTAAGACCAGAAACAGTTCCAGTCACAGTTGTGGCACCTACAAAAACCAACAAAAGAATTTAATCATTTCataaagaatgaaaagaaaaaaagatggcTTAAAATATCTTAAAGCGTTCCACAAAAAAAGTACAAGTACCATCTCCTTCCTGGGTGAAGAAGATAGTCCCCTTAACACCCTCACTGCTGTTCAAAACTGCAACTCCCTTGGCCATAGTTTTGTATATCCTTTGTGATCTGTAAAATCAACCGAACAAATCATTCATCtcagcatatatatatatatacatgtacagTCCAGATACAACAAATGGTTGTACAAATACATTAAGATGCTCAAAACAGATCTCATCTATTTAAACACTAATCTTATCTTAATATAAGCTTGATGCACAcacacaaaaaggaaaaaaacagaTCTTTATGTAAACCCATAAAAGATATATCGATTAGAACGATTCAGGCAAACATGTGAATAATAGATCTAAAGAATCCATGTGGTTAATCGATCTATGATACAATCAATGATCCATAGTGACAAATGAAAGCCAGAGGAGAAAAAGGGAATCTAAACATACCTCAGGGTACCCCTTTTGAAATGAGTAAGATGGTAGCTATCAAATGTCTGAAGTGAATTTAATCTGAATGAGCTTAGCTTTGTGGTTGCTGCTTTGTCTTTGTGTACTTGTATATAGCCACGAGGTCGACATGTGGGTAGGTGTTcgctattttcttaatttatttattcaattaattaattatctgtttaattaataataaccaCGCAGGTTTATTAAAATAAGTGGCTTAGAGAGAAGTCAgagagagtttagagagagaaacCAGATTTCTTTTTGGGTCTGACGGacggccggcgcgtgagcgcGCATACCGTCGCCGGAGCCCCTCAAGCTACCGGTTCAGTCTTCGATTTCGCTTTGCTCTAGTCCTTTTTCTCCTCCGCCTTGCCTGAGCTCTGGAACAAGGCCGCATGTGGCGATTCTGTTTCTGGCGTAAGGGCGCGGTCGTGTTGAGGAAGGCGCGGTGAAGCCCTTTGttcggttttttggttttgcCTCCGGGAGGCGGAGGCTCTCCTAGCTTCGTCGACGCCGGTTCCTGTCCTTGAGAGGTGGAGGCTTCGTCAGCTCTGTCCTCGTCGGTCTAGATCACGGGGGATGAAGGCGTTCTATGCCTTGCCTCGCCGTCTGGTGTTTCCCTAGTTTCGTTTTAGGGTTAGTCTGTTTCTTTCCTTTTAGTTTTACAGTTTTGGTTTGGGTGGCGACGACGTCGGAGGACGATCGAAGCTCGACCTTGGTTAACGGTAATGGTTCGCGTGAAGCCTTTTTCGCGGTGACTGTAATGAATGGCGACGAATGAGATCTCGAGCAGTCGATTGATTCTCTCTGGTTTGGGTTTCACTTGAGTGGAAGACGTTTACGGCGAGATGGTGTGGAGTCAGTGAGTTCCGGTGGATCCGGGTGAATCGATGGTTGGTTACCCGGTGGACTTTCAAAGCGAGTGCGACGTCGGAGCCGCAGCGTTTGTCCGTGCGGCGGCGGAGTCTCGTGGTGCCTAGGGTTTCGTTGTTGGGCTTTTGTATTTTGGACTATGGGGGTTTTTTGGCCAgttaatcaaatttataatcgacggaaaaaaaaataataaccacGCAGGTGTGGTCTGGACCACCTGGTCTGGTCAGGATAATCCAAGATAGATAGATAGGTCTTTAACTTTCCCTATCACATCTCTCTTTATGGGCCGCTAATGGGCTCTCTGAATGTTGAAATAATGGGCTTTCTGAACTCTGAACAAGTGGGCTTCCCCAGTTAGAAAATTGGTAGATTCTGAACATACTACTACTTCCGGGAGGTTAACCGCTGATGAATGTAAAGAGCTTTTGATCCTGATTGAGAAACAGATACATTGCCGTAAAGAACAAAGGTATGGTTTACAAAAATGTATATCTTCTTTAGCGTAACGTTTTTGATTTGGGAATAGTATTTGGAGTAATAGCTCGTTTCGTTAGGTA
The nucleotide sequence above comes from Brassica napus cultivar Da-Ae chromosome A9, Da-Ae, whole genome shotgun sequence. Encoded proteins:
- the LOC106420167 gene encoding superoxide dismutase [Cu-Zn], with product MAKGVAVLNSSEGVKGTIFFTQEGDGATTVTGTVSGLKPGPHGFHVHALGDTTNGCMSTGPHFNPDGKTHGAPEDANRHAGDLGNIIVGDDGTATFTITDSQIPLTGPNSIVGRAVVVHAERDDLGKGGHELSLSTGNAGGRVACGIIGLQG